Sequence from the Rutidosis leptorrhynchoides isolate AG116_Rl617_1_P2 chromosome 3, CSIRO_AGI_Rlap_v1, whole genome shotgun sequence genome:
GCAGCCGTGGTGCCACCGTTGGTGTTGGCTTTGGCTAAGAATCCGATGGTCGGAAGCTATGATTTGAGCTCGATTAGGGTTGTGTTGTCAGGTGCAGCGCCTTTAGGGAAGGAGCTGGAAGATGGTCTCAGAGCTAGAGTCCCACAGGCAATTTTCGGTCAGGTAATTAGTTACTCGAATTAATTGATGATGAACATGAAAAACAGGACATTTTTAAACGTGTGGTATAGTGATTGTCTAGGTAACAAAGTTGTGATATATAAAGTTGTCATTAGTTAATTCATCAAATTGGTTTTgatcaaaagaaaaaaaatatatttggttgGGAAGTAGTTTGAAATTAGATCAAAGTTCATTTATTGTAATTATAATACGAGTATTAGTTAGTGATAATACCGTAAACTTGATCAAATTTACTTTCTATATAATCTGGTAGTGAAGAATTAATTTTGACGCATTAGACCTTGGCAGGGGACGCTACTTTTGAATAAAGATAACCTAGTAGGTAGAAGATATTTTTAATGATATAGAGTACAATGAAACCTTATTAAACCTTAATGGATTGTAAGTCTACAATCAAACTTCGAACCATATAACATAATAATCTATTATCTAAATTATCTAATAGTTGCTCTGTTTGAGGATAGAACATACTACTTACGTTTTAAACAACTACTCCGTACAATTTTACTATTAACCATAAGATCTCTTTCACTtttgtcattttaatattattcAAGGACAATACGGTAAACTTAAATCAAATTTACTTTCTGTATCTTATAGTTGACAATTGATTTGAGACAATAAACTGAGACAGAAGGAGTAATTATTATTACGTAATACATTAGTTGGAGGGGACACTATTAAAGTTTCTTTTATTCAAGCCAAAAGAAAAGAATTGTAGATATTGTTGATTTTAGGATATTAACAAACATCTAATTTAGAGATTTAAGGTCCGTACTTGGTAGATGTGTATATGCGTATGGCATGAAGAAAGtataacaagtgtttgttttataaaatgaaaatgCAAGACAGGGCTATGGGATGACAGAAGCAGGCCCCGTATTATCAATGAGTGCTGCTTTCGCTAAAAAACCGTTAGCCACCAAATCAGGATCTTGTGGAAGTGTTGTTAGGAACGCTGAGCTCAAGGTCATTGACCCTGATACTCGATCCTCGCTTGGATATAATCAACGTGGTGAAATATGTATTCGTGGCCCTCAGATTATGAAAGGTACGTACTTATTATACGATTCAGAATTGCTACCTTTCAGTTCGATATTGAGTTGACCTAAACATTGAGATTTCATATACCAAAAGAATTGTACATCGCTAGTTTAAACTAGTTAGCTATATTCCTACTAAATCACAATAACATTGAGTTAGTTTAATGAATACGTACCGTAGGATACTTGAATGATGCCGAGTCGACAGCTGCAACCATCGATGAACAAGGTTGGCTTCACACGGGTGATATTGGGTATGTAGATCATGACAATGAGGTTTTTATTGTGGATAGAGTGAAGGAACTTATCAAATTTAAGGGTTTTCAGGTATATTAACTTTGCATAAATTTTATCTTAAGAAATTCTAATCGTTTGAcccatttttttttttagttttgtgaAATTATAACAATAAACCCTTAAGACTGTTAATAAGGTCTTACGGCATATAAATCAGTAAATCGTTGTATTGACCGAACCAGATTGGTAAATGCTAAGTTTGGATGATCAGGTACCACCTGCAGAGCTGGAGGCCCTTCTCGTGAGTCATCCTTACGTTGCAGATGCTGCTGTTGTCCCGTAAGTATTTGAAAAAACTAATTACATTGTAATAatattgtataaatataaatatttaaatattaattagtaaatGGAAAACAAAACAGGCAAAAAGATGCTGCTGCAGGGGAGGTGCCAGTTGCATTTGTAGTACTATCTAATAAAGAAATGGAGCTCACTACTGAAGATACACTCAAAGATTACATTGCAAAGCAGGTTAAAAAAaagttaaattatttatttaagggGATATCGTATCAAAACTAATTCTTGAAGCTTTTTAAATATACTTAATCGTTCCCTGTTTATACTTTTCTGCGAGCAATTTGTTCAGTTTGTTTGCGCAGATCATTGATATAGTAAATAAGTAAGATGAATGTATGCAGGTGGTATTTTACAAGAAACTGCACAAGGTGTACTTTGTAACTTCTATTCCAAAATCTCCATCAGGAAAAATCTTAAGAAGAGATCTCAGAGACAAACTTCAATCCACATGATCACCTCAAATTTATCTTGTTATTTGAAAAACCTTGTTTTTCTTAATCAGTTTACTTATAATTGTGTCAACTACAGTAACAATATTAGCTACTTTTTTATTCGGCAAGCTACAAAATAACTTTATACATAAGACATGTATGTTCAAAATCCCTTTAGTTCATGAGATTTTGTCATTTATCATTATTTCCTTTTTGGTTAATTCTTGAATaatctaacaacaacaacaacaacaaagctCAATATCACGAGTGGTCCTATCCGAAAATAAAGACAAGTCAGTTCTCCACTCTGGTGGAACCTGAAAAATCTAAGAGGCAACCAAATATTTTACTACTAGTAGTAGTTATTCTTGTATAAAATATACTTTAGTTATCTTTTAAAATCTTTATTATGCAAAAACAAACACCTTGGTATCTTTTAAAATCTTTATTATGCAAACAAACACCTTGGTGTAAACTGtgctactttttatttatataattcaaCAAGTTTCTATGGAGATCACTGGACCAATAGAAATATTTTCCAACAGTTCGGTGGTCCGTACAAAGTGTCGTTCGAATCTTTTAAAGAATAATCGCATCACAACAAAAAAACAGATCTAACATCAAAAATGAGTTTGGACAATAGTTCACATTTCATATAGGTTCGTATTTCATGTTGTATACAAAGTTGCAATATACCCATATCAAGACCTTTTGATgcaaaatgtaaaagaaaaattataacactattttttttttttgaaaagcaaatatatatatatatatatataaatataaagaaaaaaacaaaaatgtACAAGGATATGGGGCAAAAAGACTTGCACCACACACGAATACCCGAATACCTAACACATATGCATGGATCTATAAACTATTTTTACAGAAATAGTGTCCACGACTCTAAACTCGAAGCAACAATGACTCGAATCAACCAGAATACTCGAATCAACCAGGATCTCGGTTATTGATGTCCGGAAAACCTAAGTTGATCGGATCAAGAAGCCAATGAAGCCAATCTTTGTGTATATTTCTCGATCGATTGCTAATCCATTCATAAGTTTTGACTTGAACCTCGCATATGATTTTTGATGAAGACCATGAATCATTCTTAAAGACTTTTTGATTCCTGTTTTTCCAAATGATGTAGCTCGCCGACCAAGTGATTGCTTGCCAAATTTTGGAGATTTTACCCGAAAAGTTCACATAATTAGATCCTCCAAGCAACTCTTCCAGAGTGATGTGCGAAGGCAAGTTAATTTTCCACCATTTATGAATACCCTCCCATACTTCTTGAGCAGTTTTACATGAAAGAATAGCGTGGTCAATTGATTCGGGAACATTATTACACATTGGGCATAATAATGTATCCAAAACAATCCCACGTTTCTCAAGTTCCGTTTTGACCGCGATCCTTCCTTTTACTACCCGCCAAATGAATATCCCGATTTTTTGTGGGATCAAGTTGTTACGCATCGTTTTATTGCTAACATAAGCCCTTGGAATTGTGATGTTATCTATTTTTACCGCCATGGATTTGGATGTGTAGCTACTTTTGTTGTCTATTTTGCACGCCCACGATGTTTGACCAGAACCAACAGAAGCATGATTGGAAATCAAGGTTGTGAGTgtatcaagttctccatgtaatctACCTGAAATATCTCTGCACCAAGCCCAGTTAAAGTCCCAGCAACCATCAATCTTCTTTGCTCTGTCTGCGATGGAACACGAATTGTTGATTTCCAGCCTATAGAGACGCGGAAATGAAACTTTAAGTGGGTTGTTGCCAACCCACAAATCGTCCCAAAATCGGATATCGTGACCATCACCAATGTTGCGAATGAACAGATCCTCCAGATTTATACCCACTTTGAGCATGTCCGACCCTATTTTGATGATGTTGCCCCACACTGAAACATGTCTCGAAACAACGTTAGAGTTAACAATACCTAAACCCCCATCCCGCCCGTAGATACTCTTGATTATATTGACCCATAGTGATCCGTTTTCGGTgcgaaaacgccaccaccattttcccAAAAGCGCCCAATTTTTGGATTTAAGTGAACAAATATTTAGCCCGCCCTCATTGTATGGTAAAAGAATtgtatcccatttaacccatgatAATTTTGAATCAttccccgacccgccccaaaaaaacttaCGACGCATATTCTCGAGAAGGTGGATGACGGATGAGGGAGCACGAAACAACGAGAAGAAGTAAAGTGGAAGACTACTAAGGATCGATTTTATGAGCGTTAACCTACCCCCGAACGACATTGTTCTAGCTTTCCATGTCGACAATCGTTTTTTAAATTTCTCTACTATAGGGTTCCAAGCTTCTTTTTTATGCATCTTTTGACCGATTGGCATCCCTAAGTATATGAATGGAAGGGAACCCGCATTGCATCCTAGATTGAGGGCCATGTTTTCTAATGCCGGTTTTGATATCCCAATCCCATAGAGAATACTTTTACTTAGGTTAATACGCAAACCCGAAAGCTTCTCGAAGCACCTGAGGGTTTTGTGGACATTTTTAATATTGCGTTTGTTCCAATCCCCGAAGAAAATTGTGTCATCCGCAAATTGTAAATGAGAGACAAGAACTTTATTAACACCAATTTCGACCCCCCTTATGAGTTTGTCTCTAACCGCAATCTTAGTGAGAATATTCAAACCTTCGCTAGCAATAATAAAGAGATAGGGTGAGAGTGGATCACCTTGGCGAACACCCTTTTGGAGATTGAATTCCTTTGTTGGAGAGCCGTTAACTAGAACTGATATTGAAGTCGATCGAAAGTAAGATTCTATCCATTTCCTCCATTTATCTCCAAACCCCATTTTCTTCATTATATCTAATAGAAACCTCCATCGGACACAATCAAAAGCTTTTTCGAAGTCGGCTTTAAATATGAAGCATTCGGATTTTCTTTTTTTGACATCATAGACTAATTCATTGGCTATAAGTATGCTATCAAGAATTGATCTATCCTTAACGAAAGCACTTTGTTCAACGCCAATTAAGTTACCGATTACACCCCGAAGTCTATTTGCTAAGATTTTTGCGATTATTTTGTAATAACTTCCAATGAGACTTATTGGTCTATAATCACGAAGGTGGACGGGGTCATTTATTTTAGGTAAAAGTGTGATGAAAGACGCATTACAACCTGTTGAGATCTCCTCGTGCTCCCAAAACCAAAGGAGTGCATTCATCAAATCGTCTTTAATAAGCCACCAATACATCCTGTAAAAACTGAAGTTAAAACCGTCGGGTCCGGGAGCCTTTGAAATGCCACAATCTTTGATTACATCCCAAACTTCATCTTCTGTGAATTTTAATTCAATACGTGAAGCATCTTCTGGTGAAATTTTGGATGTTTCGAAACCCTCAAAAGTAAAGCCCCTAGCTTCATGATCTTCATAAAAGGATTTGAAATAGCTGTGGACTTCATTTTTAATTGCATTAGGATCCTCACTCCATGTTCCATTTATGTGTAATCCTCGCAGATTATTCTTGTTGTTCCGCCGTTTAATGACTGAGTGGAAAAATTTAGAATTTTCATCACCGTCGATCACCCATTTAATTCGAGCCTTTTGTTTTAACATATTTCTTTTATTTCGGTCTTTCTCGATCCATTGGCCCCTTTTTGACAACCAATTCAGCCTCTCGTCATTAGATAAATTTCCTTGTTCAGCTTCACGTTCAAACCGATTACATTCTTCATTTAAAATATTTAGCTCCTCATCTATTTTCCCATAATTCTTTTTACTCCACTCACGCAATTTATCCTTAACACATTTAAGTTTGAGCCTAAACACAACATCTTTTCGGTGACCCGCTATACAGGTGTTCCAAGCTTCAATAATCAGATTTTTAGAATTAACATCATCGATCCATGAATCAAAGATCCTAATCGGTTTTGGCCCAAAGTCAGACTGACCGTTCCTAAGCAGTAATGGGGAATGATCAGAGAGGTTTCTGTCCAGGGCCGAGACATGTAAATCATCCCACATATTAGCAAATTTGTCAGAGACAAGGAAACGGTCTAGTTTACTAAATTGGATTCCATCATCACTAATTCTCGTAAATCGTTTCCCGGATAGAGGAATTTCTATGAGACTGTTATTGGAGATAAAATCATTGAACAAGTTGGCTCTTCTAGCTATAAAATTTGTATTCTCCCTCTCGAAATCGGACCTAACCTCATTGAAATCCCCACAAACAACCCAAGCAACATTACCATATTTCAACAATTCATTTAAAGAATTCCAAAATCTTCTTTTTTTATCGTCTTTATGTGGACCGTAAACATTAACAATCACAATCTCAGTGTTGTAATTAGAGAGTTTACCTTTGATGGCTATGAAGAATTCACTTTCGACAGCATGGTCAACGTTGAAGATGTTCGAATCCCACATCAGTAGAATACCTCCTGACCTACCAATTGCGTTTTTGACAGTATACTTCACGTTTTGAGACCCCCACAAATGTTCTACCCATCTGTCTTTGATTGAATTGCACTTTGTCTCTTGAAAGGCTGCAACAATTGGATTGTTATCTTTGATCATATGCTTGACCCATGTAACCTTACCATCTTGATTAAAACCACGAATATTGAGTGATAATATCTTCATTGGAAATCGGTTAAAACATTCACGAATGTGGTAACTGTGTCTTATAGATCTTGCTCTTCGTCAAACCCTAGGAGTTTGGCAAAGTCACTTAAATTCACACTTTCTTCTGACTGAATTGATTTGTCATCATCTTGATTACTAACTCTTCTGGTTTTGGACATTAAGATGTCATACATAGAGGATTCGCGTGTTCTTTTAACACCAATATTGATTTGGGAATTGGGTTTGTTTTTCTTTCTAGCTGTAGATTTGGCGTTAATGATCCTTGACGATTTTTTCCATTTGCGAACTTTGTTCCAAGTATCATCAGAAGCACCACCATCTATATTTGTTTTATCGGGCTTGTGGGAAGTGATGATAATTTTCTTGTGATGGTGTGTGGATTCAGGTATAGAAGAAGAGATAAAGTTATTGACGTTTTGCTTAATTACTTCCGGACACAGGTTCAGTTCCACTGGGCTGTTATAGCCCAACTCGTTATTGGATTCTTCTATGTCGTTCACGCTCACTGCCCCTTGTTTATATGGAAGCCCAATACCCTTTGTGTTATCTGTATCTGTTGGGCCTCCAATTGAGGTATTGTTGGGGGTCCCATTAATAGTTGCAACGCCACCCAAATTCAAATCATCAGAATCCCCAGGACAGCTGTTTATAATAATTGTGCTTTTGTTAACTGGACTTGCAATTACATATGTTGGATCTGCTGTATTTGTATTATCCAGCGTAAATTTAGGGATATGTTCCTCATTGGGTATCTCCATATTAACACTTTTTGGACTTTTTGCAACCTCATCATCATTATGGTTGTTTTTGTCAATCTTGGACCCATCAATATCTTTTTGTATACCAGAAAAAGATTCTTCAGTTTCCACCCGTTTGGCTTGTATCCTAGAAGTTGACTGTTTATTTTCACCCACTGGAGCCTTTTCAGGTAAATTAGCCGGAAACATGTTTTGATCATCATCTTCATCCGAAGAGTAACAATCATCTTCTTCAGCATCCTCCATATCTTCTGACTTAGTGGACATTTGATCCCCATTATCCGGGTTAAACTCATTAAGATCCATTTGGATTATATCATTGACATCTTCGAAAGCCCTGACGTAGAATGAGCATTTTTCGTGATCAACCAAGACTGAGTCATTGATGATATCTGGAGCACTGACTTTAACTAGAACCCGACCCTTAATTAGATTTTGATCTCCCTCTAATTTGCAGTTGGTCATTTCGATTACCTCTCCCCACCATCCACCAATTTTTTCAAACATGTTTTCATTCCAACAAATAACTGGAACCCCAATAATGTTAATCCACGTCAGTCTCCCAGGATAGAAATATGATGCACTCCATTTTCTAAGATTTTTTATCCACCTTTTTATACCATGGTGCTCATTATCGAGAATATTAGTCACTGCCTCTTCAGATTTTAGAATTAACATGATTTCAAGACCACCCAAGTATTTAATGTTGACGTCAATGAGCCCTTCAATTTCACATAATCTTTTGATTTGTTGGAGAAGACTGTAGTTTTCCACTTCACCAATAATTGTCACATTTTCAATCTCTGTGTTTTCTTTTTCATTGCGCATGGATACCATTCTAACCTTATCCTTGTGATTGTTATTTTTGTATGTTTTGTTTTCCCAGAACTTTACATACTGATGGGATTGTTGAGGCCCACTTTCTTTGTTTTTGATAATTTCTGCTGGTATAGGGTTTTCTTTTGTGTAATCCCCATTGTCATTATTTTTAGTATTGTTCGCATTCACCTTGGGTACTTCCTTCCAAACTTTCTTTTCACTTGTACTCTTGGAGACATTCATCTTCCATACGATATCTTTGTTGATTCTTGAGGTTCCTTTATTATCACCATGACTTGATTTATTAGATGGTCTATTGCTGTTACTATTGCTTCGTTCACGTGCCTTATAGACTTTTAAACCCCAACCAAGAATTTGGATTCTGTTAAGCCTTGACATCAGCACTTCCATATCACTCACCCCTTCAAATCTAACGAAACCAAAACGGTGACCATTTTGTAATCGTTTTCTGGCAATGTATACATCACGTACTAACCCAAATCTATCGAAGGTCTTCCAAAGCTCGGTGATACCCCATGTTTCAGGAAAGTTGTAGAACATGAATGATGTAAGTAGAGGTTTGTTAACGTTCGTTGATCGATCTCTGTAGTAGTTACCCTTTCTTACACCTCGTTGTTTCTTCCATCCTACATCATCGCCGCCTGCACCCTCCGTTGAATTTGCCGCCGCAGATTTTCTCTCTCTATTTGTTTCTCTCTCACACATTTTCTCTCTTTTGTTTATGTTTATCTTAttgaaaaccaaaattataacactATTAAATCATCAAAAAAGATAATACCATTAGATATCAATTTGTAAAAACAATAACTAAAACAAAATTCAAATTGTAAAACAGAACAAATTCCACATTGCAACCAAATTATTCAATTCAATAAAAATGCAATTTAATGAGAAGATACTTTAAGATTGAGTGATTTATTAAACCACGCCTTCCAGCTGCCGGAGCTCTTCCGACTTATTCCAACCGCCACCGTCTTTCCACCATCGTCGCCGCCATCCACCACCGTCTTCGGTTTCTTACACAACATAAAATTCCTCACTCCAAATGATCCAATCATTTCCCATGCCTTCAAAGCtgtaacaacaacaaaaaaataaaaaatcaaacaCGTTAATTAATTCAGTCCATAATAAAACAACAATttattcactttttaatatttaatgcaAACTAACCTTCAGTTCCAATAACAGGGCAGTACAAAACGAAATCATTAACATTTGATCCGAGAACCGGAAGCCGGCCTTCACGAGCATACGATTTAAGCGCGATATTAATAACAAAATCCACTAATTCTTTTTCATTAACAACAAAACGAATTGGTCCTGCGCTTCCGACGACTGTAACGCTAATTAAAATCCGGTTTCCACCGGCTTGATTCTTCTTGTGTTTCGACATCAGCATCCTTTATTTGATTATTTATGTATAATTTTCTAAAAAAAGCTTAAATTgaatgaataaaataattcgaatTGAACGATTAGGGCGAAATTAATGAATTAGGGAGTTCAGGGATCAACGCCGATGCAGCGGTAGTACCAGCCTTGGTTGCAAGAAGCAAAAAATGAAATCCCCCTGAAGGGAATGGGGGAGATCATCAACTGAAGATGAATCAAGATTTCCACCATTCACAATTGAGCTAAACCTGTTACAGTGGGTTTGCAGCTGGAGGTGATGTTTTTAgatttttagggttagggtttaagttGGGCGTGTGTGTCTACATATATAGGTTTTAGATGTAGATAGAATATGGGCGAAACTTGCCGAACCAAGTCCTGCTGGATCTTTCCTATGTTGCACAAGGCCTCAATTTTATAAATTGTTAGACTactttttttttaacggcgatatcgacttcgaatgctctcatttgttaCGCACATACGCGTTAGGAGGAAACTTAATTCATGACATTATTGGCAGTACCATCTAAGGTTGGAAAACTCTCTAGAGAGATtctcaaatcgcattgatgttagcAGTACCATTAAAAGTTGGAAACTCCCTACTTAAAATGAGAATCGGACCTGAGTTGTCAGTACTCCAAGTTGGATGGCACCACATTCTTGTTTATGATATTATTCATGATGTCTTCGGAATCACATAGTGTTGTATCAACGTCATTTAAACATTTCCTTTTCATCACTAACACATCACAATCGCGGAATGCACCACGATTAACTACCGAGTCTTTGGCTGCGTGGTATCTAGAAGGAGAACTTTGTGGAATTCTTGCGGGGTCCCGAGTTCAAATTCTAGGGGAGGCTGGACTTTGTGGAATTGCCTGAGGGGATCCTAGGTCCGAATCCCACCCGGATTTGGTTT
This genomic interval carries:
- the LOC139896844 gene encoding uncharacterized protein At4g22758-like codes for the protein MLMSKHKKNQAGGNRILISVTVVGSAGPIRFVVNEKELVDFVINIALKSYAREGRLPVLGSNVNDFVLYCPVIGTEALKAWEMIGSFGVRNFMLCKKPKTVVDGGDDGGKTVAVGISRKSSGSWKAWFNKSLNLKVSSH